The Miscanthus floridulus cultivar M001 chromosome 7, ASM1932011v1, whole genome shotgun sequence genome includes a region encoding these proteins:
- the LOC136466120 gene encoding uncharacterized protein — translation MAWKYVKISMFGTAAAYSRDDEIMAAVAVLTQTPQKRPWRGSVPGHKTYKRDRIAADRQLNQDYFVERPLYNEEHFRRRFRMRRELFLRIVDEVTAKNTFFKQRRNAAGQLGFSALHKCTVAVKMLAYGGPADELDDHLKMGESTVLETLKEFIMTVIEVFGKEFLRPPRSEEIEHILSINLARGFPGMIGSIDCMHWEWSNCPTGWQGMYRGHKGKPTLILEAVATEDLRIWQASILAVFPHAF, via the exons ATGGCTTGGAAGTATGTTAAAATTTCAATGTTTGGGACAGCCGCAGCATACTCCAGGGACGATGAGATCATGGCTGCGGTGGCCGTCCTCACCCAGACACCACAAAAACGCCCTTGGAGAGGTTCGGTGCCAGGCCACAAGACTTACAAGCGTGATCGAATTGCAGCAGACCGGCAACTAAATCAGGACTACTTTGTTGAACGCCCACTTTACAATGAGGAACATTTTAGAAGGAG GTTCCGCATGAGACGGGAATTGTTCCTTCGGATAGTGGATGAGGTCACTGCCAAGAATACCTTCTTCAAACAGAGGAGAAATGCAGCTGGGCAGTTAGGATTCTCTGCTCTTCACAAGTGCACGGTGGCCGTAAAGATGCTAGCATATGGAGGCCCAGCTGATGAGTTGGATGATCATTTGAAAATGGGAGAGAGTACTGTCCTGGAGACCCTGAAGGAATTTATTATGACTGTGATCGAGGtgttcggcaaagaatttcttcgTCCTCCCAGAAGTGAGGAGATAGAGCACATATTAAGCATCAATTTGGCTAGAGGTTTCCCGGGAATGATAGGCAGCATCGATTGCATGCACTGGGAATGGTCTAACTGCCCGACTGGTTGGCAAGGCATGTACAGAGGGCACAAAGGCAAGCCAACTCTAATACTTGAGGCGGTGGCGACCGAGGATCTTCGGATTTGGCAAGCATCTATCCTAGCAGTCTTTCCACATGCTTTCTAA
- the LOC136464403 gene encoding glutathione S-transferase T3-like isoform X3, whose translation MDNIFNGTSGRVGESGEIFGADQWTFGYSAALQSLDVPPNPQFNMHGSSQMSCPPMNGQLSQGFSIDNTHGSQDPPSLKSQRAAKKKNVSRRGTAFTKEEDLVVCSAFLNISKDPITGVNQTSGGYYKRMHDYFNEHKPEGSNRSQIAIQHRWALIQKAMNKFCGHKEAIDRLNESGKNEQDRVYFHSCCPPSL comes from the exons ATGGATAACATTTTTAATGGCACAAGTGGTCGCGTTGGCGAATCTGGAGAAATCTTTGGGGCAGATCAGTGGACTTTTGGTTATTCTGCTGCTTTGCAATCTTTGGATGTTCCTCCAAACCCCCAG TTCAACATGCATGGCTCCTCCCAGATGTCCTGCCCACCTATGAATGGACAACTTAGTCAGGGGTTCTCCATTGACAACACACATGGCTCTCAGGACCCTCCATCATTGAAATCACAGAGGGCCGCAAAGAAGAAAAACGTGTCCAGAAGAGGAACTGCATTCACCAAAGAGGAGGACTTGGTGGTGTGTTCGGCATTTCTTAATATTAGCAAAGACCCTATTACTG GTGTGAATCAGACTTCAGGTGGTTATTACAAGAGGATGCATGATTATTTCAATGAGCATAAGCCTGAAGGGTCCAACCGTAGCCAGATTGCGATTCAGCATAGGTGGGCATTGATTCAGAAAGCGATGAACAAGTTCTGTGGGCACAAAGAAGCTATTGATAGGCTGAATGAGAGCGGAAAAAATGAGCAGGATCGGGTATACTTCCACTCATGTTGTCCTCCATCTCTCTAA
- the LOC136464403 gene encoding glutathione S-transferase T3-like isoform X1: MVNTSSANWVECRTMDNIFNGTSGRVGESGEIFGADQWTFGYSAALQSLDVPPNPQFNMHGSSQMSCPPMNGQLSQGFSIDNTHGSQDPPSLKSQRAAKKKNVSRRGTAFTKEEDLVVCSAFLNISKDPITGVNQTSGGYYKRMHDYFNEHKPEGSNRSQIAIQHRWALIQKAMNKFCGHKEAIDRLNESGKNEQDRVYFHSCCPPSL; the protein is encoded by the exons ATGGTGAACACTTCTTCTGCTAATTGGGTTGAATGCAG GACGATGGATAACATTTTTAATGGCACAAGTGGTCGCGTTGGCGAATCTGGAGAAATCTTTGGGGCAGATCAGTGGACTTTTGGTTATTCTGCTGCTTTGCAATCTTTGGATGTTCCTCCAAACCCCCAG TTCAACATGCATGGCTCCTCCCAGATGTCCTGCCCACCTATGAATGGACAACTTAGTCAGGGGTTCTCCATTGACAACACACATGGCTCTCAGGACCCTCCATCATTGAAATCACAGAGGGCCGCAAAGAAGAAAAACGTGTCCAGAAGAGGAACTGCATTCACCAAAGAGGAGGACTTGGTGGTGTGTTCGGCATTTCTTAATATTAGCAAAGACCCTATTACTG GTGTGAATCAGACTTCAGGTGGTTATTACAAGAGGATGCATGATTATTTCAATGAGCATAAGCCTGAAGGGTCCAACCGTAGCCAGATTGCGATTCAGCATAGGTGGGCATTGATTCAGAAAGCGATGAACAAGTTCTGTGGGCACAAAGAAGCTATTGATAGGCTGAATGAGAGCGGAAAAAATGAGCAGGATCGGGTATACTTCCACTCATGTTGTCCTCCATCTCTCTAA
- the LOC136464403 gene encoding glutathione S-transferase T3-like isoform X2: MVNTSSANWVECRTMDNIFNGTSGRVGESGEIFGADQWTFGYSAALQSLDVPPNPQMSCPPMNGQLSQGFSIDNTHGSQDPPSLKSQRAAKKKNVSRRGTAFTKEEDLVVCSAFLNISKDPITGVNQTSGGYYKRMHDYFNEHKPEGSNRSQIAIQHRWALIQKAMNKFCGHKEAIDRLNESGKNEQDRVYFHSCCPPSL, encoded by the exons ATGGTGAACACTTCTTCTGCTAATTGGGTTGAATGCAG GACGATGGATAACATTTTTAATGGCACAAGTGGTCGCGTTGGCGAATCTGGAGAAATCTTTGGGGCAGATCAGTGGACTTTTGGTTATTCTGCTGCTTTGCAATCTTTGGATGTTCCTCCAAACCCCCAG ATGTCCTGCCCACCTATGAATGGACAACTTAGTCAGGGGTTCTCCATTGACAACACACATGGCTCTCAGGACCCTCCATCATTGAAATCACAGAGGGCCGCAAAGAAGAAAAACGTGTCCAGAAGAGGAACTGCATTCACCAAAGAGGAGGACTTGGTGGTGTGTTCGGCATTTCTTAATATTAGCAAAGACCCTATTACTG GTGTGAATCAGACTTCAGGTGGTTATTACAAGAGGATGCATGATTATTTCAATGAGCATAAGCCTGAAGGGTCCAACCGTAGCCAGATTGCGATTCAGCATAGGTGGGCATTGATTCAGAAAGCGATGAACAAGTTCTGTGGGCACAAAGAAGCTATTGATAGGCTGAATGAGAGCGGAAAAAATGAGCAGGATCGGGTATACTTCCACTCATGTTGTCCTCCATCTCTCTAA
- the LOC136467698 gene encoding DExH-box ATP-dependent RNA helicase DExH15 chloroplastic-like — MHCIAPRLLLLPLPTVSRHALSPTQTLPLPLILPSRACRLHLASARSPSRAAASVSDDDEDEEVDVDDDDDEIGIRDVDDEYYDDFGDGDEGDEADEEAVDEESGGEYEEEAEEDEDEDEREDTAARRRESEEYKSRRVAKLVAEVREFGEDIIDYNELAGIYDFPIDKFQRLAIQAFLRGSSVVVSAPTSSGKTLIAEAAAVATVARGRRLFYTTPLKALSNQKFRDFRDTFGDHNVGLLTGDSAINKDAQILIMTTEILRNMLYQSVGMTASEGRLFQVDVIVLDEVHYLSDISRGTVWEETVIYCPKEVQLICLSATVANPDELAGWISQIHGKTELVTSNKRPVPLTWHFSKKYSLQPLLDGKGKKMNRKLRMSNFQNLSSPKSEFYYVKGKRRFRTNKIEQGNSSSFDISKQVQLSKHELSNMRRSQVPLIRDTLSQLWENDMLPAIWFIFSRRGCDAAVEYLEDCRLLHDCEASEVELELRRFKMQYPDAVRESAVKGLLRGVAAHHAGCLPLWKSFIEELFQRGLVKVVFATETLAAGINMPARTAVMSSLIKRIDAGRQLLTPNELFQMAGRAGRRGIDTVGHAVLVQTPYEGPEECCDIIFAGLEPLVSQFTASYGMVLNLLAGSKVTHNQKESDDVKVKRSGRTLEEARKLVEQSFGNYVGSNVMVAAKEEIERIQQEIQYLSSEITDESIDRKCREELSEEDYAEISLLQKRLKEEKQIRNELKKKMELERMAAWKNRLEEFESGHLPFMCLQYKDKDSIQHTIPAVFIGNLNSFADQKITNMVEDDSLVSGKQKLDSGEQLYCPSYYVALSSDNSWYLFTEKWIKTVYKTGLPAVASVEGGTLPRETLKQLLLREELMWDKVAKSEYGSLLSMDGSLDTWSWSLNVPVLNSLSEDDEVERFSQEHQDAVECYKQQRRKVSHLKKTIKSTKGFKEFQKIIDIRNFTKEKIERLEARSRRLTRRIRQIEPTGWKEFLQISRVIQEARALDINTQVIYPLGETAAAIRGENELWLAMVLRNKVLLDLKPSQLAAVCGSLVSEGIKLRPWKNSSYVYEPSSVVTGVISYLEEQRNSLIDLQERHGVKIPCEIDAQFAGMVEAWASGLTWREIMMDSAMDDGDLARLLRRSIDLLAQIPKLPDIDPVLQKNAQIACSVMDRVPISELAG; from the exons ATGCACTGCATCGCCCcccgcctgctcctcctcccacTCCCGACCGTCTCGCGCCACGCGCTCTCGCCAACCCAGACGCTACCTCTTCCTCTCATCCTCCCCTCCCGCGCctgtaggctccacctcgcctccgCGCGCTCGCCGTCCCGCGCCGCCGCTTCGGTTTCTgacgacgacgaggatgaggaggttgacgtggatgacgacgacgacgagataGGCATCCGCGACGTAGACGATGAATACTACGACGATTTCGGTGACGGGGATGAGGGAGATGAGGCCGACGAGGAGGCGGTGGACGAGGAGAGCGGTGGTGAGTACGAGGAAgaggcggaggaggacgaggacgaggacgagaggGAGGATACCGCAGCGCGAAGGCGGGAGTCGGAGGAGTATAAGTCGCGGCGGGTGGCGAAACTGGTCGCTGAGGTGCGGGAGTTCGGGGAGGACATCATCGACTACAACGAGCTCGCCGGGATCTACGACTTCCCCATCGACAAGTTTCAG CGCTTGGCTATACAAGCATTTTTAAGAGGTTCATCTGTTGTAGTTTCTGCACCTACAAGTAGTGGGAAGACATTAATAGCAGAAGCTGCAGCAGTCGCAACAGTAGCTAGAGGAAGGCGTCTCTTCTACACAACACCATTAAAGGCCTTGTCAAACCAGAAGTTCCGTGATTTCCG GGATACCTTTGGTGATCATAATGTTGGCCTTCTTACAGGAGATTCTGCTATCAACAAAGATGCTCAGATCCTAATTATGACGACAGAGATTTTACGTAACATGCTGTACCAAAG TGTTGGCATGACAGCCTCTGAAGGTAGATTATTTCAAGTTGATGTCATTGTTTTGGACGAAGTCCATTATTTGAGTGATATCTCACGTGGCACTGTTTGGGAAGAAACT GTCATATATTGTCCAAAGGAAGTCCAGCTTATATGTCTGTCAGCCACTGTTGCAAATCCCGATGaattagctggctggataagtcag ATTCATGGTAAAACAGAGCTTGTAACATCGAACAAACGTCCAGTTCCGCTTACTTGGCACTTCTCGAAGAAATACTCATTGCAACCACTTCTTGATGGAAAGGGGAAAAAAATGAATAG GAAACTGCGGATGTCTAACTTCCAAAACTTATCATCTCCAAAGAGTGAGTTCTATTATGTCAAAGGAAAGAGGAGATTTAGAACAAATAAAATTGAGCAAGGTAATAGCAGCTCTTTTGACATATCGAAACAGGTTCAGTTATCAAAGCATGAACTCAGCAATATGCGCCGTTCCCAA GTTCCACTAATACGTGACACTTTATCACAACTATGGGAAAATGACATGCTTCCAGCTATTTGGTTTATTTTTAGTAGAAGAGGGTGTGATGCAGCTGTTGAGTACCTTGAGGATTGCAGACTGTTGCATGACTGTGAGGCTAGTGAAGTTGAACTGGAACTTAGGAGGTTCAAGATGCAATATCCTGATGCTGTTCGAGAAAGCGCTGTGAAAGGACTGTTGCGAGGAGTTGCGGCCCATCATGCTGGTTGCTTGCCACTGTGGAAATCATTTATTGAAGAATTATTTCAGCGTGGCCTTGTTAAAGTAGTTTTTGCGACAGAAACCCTTGCAGCTGGGATTAATATGCCTGCTAGGACGGCTGTGATGTCTTCTCTCATCAAAAGAATAGATGCTGGGCGCCAGCTCTTAACCCCAAATGAACTATTCCAGATGGCAGGTCGTGCTGGAAGGAGAGGGATTGATACAGTTGGGCATGCTGTTCTTGTTCAGACTCCATATGAAGGGCCTGAAGAGTGTTGTGACATCATCTTTGCCGGACTTGAGCCACTTGTCTCACAATTCACTGCATCATATGGGATGGTTTTGAATCTTCTTGCC GGTTCAAAAGTTACACATAATCAGAAAGAATCGGATGATGTTAAGGTCAAGCGCTCTGGAAGAACCTTAGAAGAAGCTCGAAAGCTCGTGGAGCAAAGCTTTGGGAATTATGTTGGGAGCAATGTAATGGTTGCTGCCAAAGAAGAGATTGAAAGAATACAGCAAGAAATACAATACCTCTCTTCAGAAATTACTGATGAATCTATTGACCGAAAATGCAGGGAAGAATTATCAGAGGAAGACTATGCTGAGATTTCCCTTCTACAGAAGAGACTAAAG GAAGAGAAGCAGATCAGAAATGAGCTGAAAAAAAAGATGGAACTGGAGAGAATGGCTGCATGGAAAAATCGGTTAGAAGAATTTGAAAGTGGCCATCTTCCTTTCATGTGCCTGCAATACAAAGATAAGGATTCAATTCAGCACACGATCCCTGCTGTATTTATTGGAAACCTCAACTCATTTGCTGATCAAAAGATCACGAACATG GTGGAAGATGATTCACTTGTTTCTGGCAAGCAGAAACTTGATAGTGGGGAACAACTCTATTGCCCATCTTACTATGTAGCTTTAAGTTCAGATAATTCATGGTATTTGTTCACAGAAAAATGGATAAAAACTGTTTACAAGACAGGTCTACCTGCTGTCGCTTCTGTTGAAGGGGGCACACTCCCTAGAGAAACCCTGAAGCAGCTCCTTCTGCGTGAAGAGTTGATGTGGGATAAAGTTGCAAAATCAGAATATGGCTCTTTGTTAAGCATGGATGGTTCTTTAGACACATGGTCGTGGAGTCTCAATGTTCCTGTGCTTAATAGCCTTTCGGAAGACGATGAG GTAGAACGATTTTCCCAGGAACATCAAGATGCTGTAGAATGCTACAAGCAACAGAGGAGGAAGGTTTCACATTTGAAGAAAACAATAAAGAGTACTAAGGGTTTCAAAGAATTCCAAAAGATCATCGACATAAGAAATTTTACAAAAGAGAAGATTGAGCGCTTGGAAGCTAGATCCCGTCGCTTGACTCGACGGATAAGACAAATTGAACCGACCGGTTGGAAAGAATTTCTCCAG ATTAGCAGAGTCATACAAGAGGCTAGAGCATTAGATATCAATACTCAGGTAATCTATCCTTTGGGTGAGACGGCAGCAGCTATACGAGGGGAAAACGAGCTCTGGCTTGCTATGGTTCTAAGGAACAAGGTCCTCTTGGATCTAAAGCCATCTCAACTGGCAGCGGTTTGTGGAAGTTTAGTCTCGGAAGGGATCAAACTTCGTCCTTGGAAAAATAGCAG CTATGTATATGAACCTTCTTCTGTTGTTACTGGTGTTATAAGTTATTTAGAAGAGCAGAGAAATTCGCTAATTGATCTCCAAGAGAGACATGGTGTTAAG ATACCTTGCGAAATAGATGCCCAGTTTGCTGGGATGGTTGAAGCCTGGGCTTCAGGGTTGACCTGGAGGGAGATAATGATGGACTCTGCAATGGACGATGGAGATTTAGCCCGTCTACTTAGGCGCTCAATAGATTTATTAGCTCAG ATTCCAAAACTGCCAGACATTGATCCAGTTCTCCAAAAGAATGCACAAATTGCTTGCAGCGTCATGGACCGAGTACCGATTAGTGAGCTTGCTGGTTGA